The segment TTAAAAGAAAAATTGGATGGATAGCATTAATTGTATTATTATTGGGTATGATAGGATTAATATTGATTCAATTTCATCCTACAATGGTAATTTTTAGAAAAATTTTTTCAACTATATTATAAAAGTATTGGTATCAATATTTGCAATAATAATTGATATCAATATAATTACTAATTAAACTCTAAATTTTTTGCATAAATAAAATCAATGTGTAATATTTTCATTTTAAATGAATGACGTTGTATAGCATGAACTTTAACTATAAATTTTTCTTCTTTAATTAATAAACATAAATTTTCTTTATAAAATTCTTCTTTTTTCTGTAAATTAAAAATTGGATTATGATCCATAATAAGGGATATTGGAGTATTATTAGAACCATATAAAACTCCTGGAAATTTATTTACTATACGTAATTGTCTACTAAAACTTTTTCCTTTTTTATCTCTTATTTCTGCTTTAACTATAAGCATAATTTTTTTCTCTCTCGTTTTAATGAAAATACAACTTTATTAAAAAAAAATTAATTTGATTTTCGTTTCAACGATCTCAACCAATCAATTTCTTTTTCCCATATTTTTGGATTAATTGTTTCCAATATCATTGGAATATTATGAAAATTTTTATTTTCTACAATCCATTCAAAAACTGATTTTCCAATTTTACCTAAACCTAAACTTTCATGTCGATCTACACGACTATTAAATTCTCTTTTAGAATCATTTAAATGTAAACCTTTTAAATATTTTAATTCTATTAAATCAAAAAATTTATTAAATGTACTTTCATAATCTATTTTTGTTCTTAAATCATATCCTGATGCAAATAAATGACAAGTATCAATACATACTCCAATTCTAGATTTATCATTAATTTTTTTGATTATTTCACATAAATGTTCAAATTTATAGCCAACATTAGTACCTTGACCTGCAGTGTTTTCTATTACAGCAACTACGTTCTTTGTTTTCTCCAAAGCTATATTAATAGATTCAGCAATTCTTAATAAACAAGTTGTTTCAGAAATTTTATTTAGATGACTACCAGGATGAAAATTTAAAAAACGTAAACCAAGTTGATCACAACGCGTTATTTCATCAATAAAAGCAAGACGAGATTTTTCTAAAAAAATATCAATCGGATGACCTAAATTAATTAAATAACTACTATGGGGTAAAATTTTTTCAAGTAAAAAGTTATAATTAATACAAGCTTTTTTAAAATCCTCTATATTTTTTTTTTGTAAGGGAAGAGAAGTCCATTGAAGTTGATTTTTAGTAAAAAACGAAAAAGTTGTTGCTTTTATTTGAAAAGCACGAAAAACTGCTTTTTCTAAACCACCAGAAGAACTAACATGTGCACCAATATAGTTCATATTTTTTTCCATAAAATTTTTTATATTTTTCTAATTAAAAGAGAAAAAGATTATTTTTTAAAAAAAATAGTTTTTTTAAAAAATTATAAATTTTAATGTGAGAATTATATCATACTGAGAAAATTTATTTTAATCAATAAAATAGATGTATTTATTCTCATTTTTTATTTTTAAAAAATTCTTCTCGTATACTTTTATCAGATTTAAATAAACCCTCTAAACATGAAGTAACAGTACTACTACTAGTATCACGTACTCCTCGAGCCTTAACACAAAAATGGTTCATATGAATAATGATTGCAACATTTTTCGTTTGTAATAAAACCTGAAGAACTAGTAATATTTGTTTTGTTAAACGTTCTTGAATTTGAGGTCGTTTTGCATAAAATTGCGCAATCCTATTTATTTTTGATAAACCAATAATTTTTGTCTCAGGAATATATGCAATAGTCGCTTCTCCATTAATAGTTATAAAATGATGTTCACAAGTACTTGTTAAAAGTATATCACGTACTATAATCATTTCATTAAATTTTATTTTATTATCCATTAGCATAATTTTTGGAAAATTTTTATAATCTAAACCAGAAAAAATTTCATTAATATACATTTTTGATATTCGAATAGGAGTATCTTTTAAACTTTGATTTTTTAAATCTAAATTTAATAAAGACATAATTTTATATAAATATTTTGCAATCAATAATTCTCTTTCTTTTTCTTTTATATCATTGTATTCTTTTAAAATAGGATTTTCTAGACCTTTTAATAATAAAACATTACGTGCAATATTAGCTTCTTTAGTAATTTTGGTCATATATTTTTCCTTGCGTTAAATATTATATACTTTGTATTTTTAAATATTGGATTAGTTTAAATTAATTTATATAAAACAAAAAATTTATGAGTAAAAAAATATATATATATTAAATATACATAATATATACAAAAAAAATAAAAATATAAAATATATCTACTATTGCTTCTTTTGGATATAAAAATGAAAAATAATTATAATAATTTTTCTAATTTAATTACAATTTTACAAAAATATTGGGCAGAACAAGAATGTACTATTTTTCAACCGTTGGATTTACCAATAGGAGCAGGTACATTCCATAATACAACATTTTTTGGAACAATTGGTCCAGAACCTATCAAAGCAGCATATATACAATCTTGTCGACGCCCTACTGATGGAAGATATGGAAAGAATCCAAATCGTTTACAACATTATTATCAATTTCAAGTAATCATAAAACCTCCTTTAAAAAATATTCAAAATATTTATTTAAAATCATTAAATTTACTAAAAATAAACGAAAAAAATAACGATATACGTTTTGTAGAAGATAATTGGGAAAACCCTACTTTAGGTGCTTGGGGTATTGGTTGGGAAGTTTGGTTAAATGGAATGGAAATTACTCAATTTACTTATTTTCAACAAGTAGGGGGGCTAGAATGCGATCCGGTAAGTGTAGAAATAACTTATGGATTAGAAAGAATAGCTATGCATATGCAAAATCAATCAAATGTGTATGACCTTATTTGGAATGAAAATAAATTTAAAAAAATTACTTATGGTGATATTTTTCAACAAAACGAAATTGAACAATCAAAATATAATTTTGAATACTCTAATATTAATTTATTATTTGAATATTTTCAAAAATATATATTTGAAGCAAAAGATTTAATAGAATTAAAAAAACCATTATTATTAGTATCTTACGAAAAAATATTGCAAGCAAATCATATTTTTAATTTATTAGATGCAAGAAAAGCAATATCTTCTAGCGAACGCCAAAATTATATCCTAAAAATTCGAAAATTAACTAAAAGAATTGCACAAAAATATTTATATTCAAAAAAAAAATAAAAATTGTATTATAATCATTAAGAAGAGATGAAAATGACAAAAAAAACATTTTTAGTAGAAATAGGAACTGAAGAGCTTCCTTCTAAAATCCTTAAAAATATAATTTTAGTTTTTTATAAAAATTTCATAGATGAACTAAACTCTAATAAAATTTTATATAAAAAAATCAATTATTTTTCTACTCCAAGAAGATTAGCTTTACAGGTTATAGAACTTGATACTTCAGAAAAAATAAATGAGAAAATAAAGAAAGGTCCAGCAATAAAACACGCCTTTGATCAAGAAGGAAATCCAACACAAGCAGCTTATTATTGGGCTAAAAGTTGTAAAATTAATTTAAATCAAGCTGAGAGATTAAAAACTCAAAAAGGTGAATGGATTATACATCGTGTAAAAGAAAAACAAGAAAATGTTGAATTATTATTCCCTAAAATAATAGAAAAAATACTTAAAAATATTAATTTAAAAAACACCATGAGGTGGGAAACTGGTAATCTTAAATTTGTTCGTCCTATTCGTAACATAGCAATGCTATTAGACACAAAAGTTATTAAAAGTATAATATTTAACCTTACTTCTAAAAATTTACTTCATCACCATATTTCTTGTAAAGAAGATAAAATTTATATTAAAAATGCAACAGAATATCCGTTTATTCTTTTTAAGAAGAATAAAATAATAGCTAATTATGAGACTCGTAAAGAAAAAATAAAAAAAGAAGTAAAAAAAATAGCAAAAACAGTTAATGGGATTACAAAAATAGATCTTTTTCTACTTGAAGAAATTACTTCTTTAGTAGAATCTCCGAAAGCTCTTTTAGCAACTTTTAAAAAAGATTACATTGATTATATACCTGAAGAAATACTTACTCATACCATAGAAAAACAACAAAAATGTTTTGCGATATACAATATTAATTTAAGAAATAAAATTTTACCATATTTTATTTTTATTGCGAACATTAATTCGAAAAAAAATAAAGAAGTTGTTTTGGGAAATGAAAAAGTTATGCATGCGCGTTTATCAGATATAATGTTCTTTTTAAAAAAAGACAGAAAAATAAAATTAGAAAATAATCTCCCACTTTTAAAAAAAGTGTTGTTTTATAACAAGTTAGGTACATTATATGAAAAAACATTACGCTTGCAAATACTTGTAGAATGGCTTTCTTCTTATATCAATAAAATTAATAAAGATCACTTAATCAGATCATGTCTTTTATCAAAATGTGATCTTGTAACTCAGATGGTAGGCGAATTTCCAGAATTACAAGGTACAATAGGAATGCATTATGCTTTAGAAAATAAAGAAAATAAAGAAGTTGCTACAGCTATTCAAGAACAATACTTACCTTCTTTTTCAGGTGATAAATTGCCTTCCACTAACATAGGTTGCTTATTATCTATTTCTGATAAAATAGATACTCTATCAGGTATGTTTTATATTGGAGAAATTCCAAGTCCAGAAAAAGATCCATTTGGATTAAGACGAGCTACTTTAGGAATACTACGTATTATTATAGTTAAAAAAATACCGATAGATTTAAAAAAATTAGTTGAAATTAGCCTAAAAATCTATACTACTAAAAAAATAGATTATCCAATTATATCTAAAAAGATTATAAAATTTTTTATATCACGATTATCATCTTTTTATGAAAAAAAAAGATATAATATTAAAGTTATTAAATCAGTATTATCCTGTCAATTAACAGAACCGTTAGACATTGATAAACGAATTAATGCAATATCTAATTTTAAAAAAATAGAATCAATTATATTAATTTCTAAAAGAATAGATAATATATTAAAAAATAATAATCAAACAATTTTTAATCAAATTAAAATTGAATTAATAAAACAAACAGAAGAACAAGATTTATTCAAAGAAATAAAAAATTTTAATGATAAAACCAAAAAATTATTTACAGAAAAAAAATATAAAGAAATATTATTAGCAATAAAAAATCTTGAAAAACCTGTACACAATTTTTTTGATAAGGTACAAATAAATCATTCCAATCTTGAAATTAAAACAAATAGATTGTTGTTTTTGATAAAAATTCAAAAAATTTTTTTAAAAATAGCACATTTTTCTTATTTATATTAAGAAATATAAAAATTGTAAATAAAATTACTTGTAAAGATATTTTTTACAAAGATTCTAAAGTACCTTTGGGAAGAGATGAAATTATAAAATCTTTTTTTATAAATATTTCTGTTGTATTATTTAATTGAAGTAAAACATAACCGTTTTTAGTAACTTTTTTAACTCGTCCTAAAAAACCGCTAGTTGTCATTACTTCATCTCCTAAAGAAATAGAATTCATAAGTTTTTTATGTTCTTTATCTTTTTTTTGTTGAGGACGAAAAAGCATAAAATAAAATATTAATACAAATGTGACTAACATAAAAACCAATGAGTAAGAATTCCCTTCTAATGATTGACTTACTGCTGCATTTACATCTTTAATAAAAAAACTCATTATATAATTTTCCTTATATATTTTAAAAAAAATTTATTTTTTTTGATTATAAAAATTCAACATAAATTCATTAAATTTTTTTTGTTTTATTGCATTTCTTATATTAGACATTAATGTTTGATAATAATGCAGATTATGTATTGTATTAAGACGAGATCCTAAAATTTCATTGCACGCATCTAAATGATGTAAATAAGATCGACTATAATTTTGACAAGTATAACAAGTACATTTTTCATCTAAGACAGATAAATCTTTTTTATATCTAGCATTTCTAATTTTTATTATACCATTTGTTACAAATAAATGTCCATTCCTAGCATTTCGTGTTGGAAGGACACAGTCAAACATATCTATACCACGATAAACTGCTTCAATTAAATCTTCAGGTTTTCCCACTCCCATTAAATATCTTGGTTTGTCATTAGGTATTTGAGGAGTAATATGATCTAATAAATTATACATTTCTAATTTAGATTCACCAACAGCTAAACCACCTAAAGCATATCCATCAAAATCCATCTTTATTAATTCTTTGAGAGAAATATCACGTAAAGATTTATATATTCCACCATGAATAATACCAAATAAAAGATTTTTTTTACTCTTTTTCTTTAAATCAAAATGTATTCGACTTCTTCTAGACCAATTTAATGATCTTTCCATAGCATATTTTGTTTTTTCCAAACTATTATTATATGCAATACATTCGTCAAAAATCATAATAATATCGGAACCTAAATCTAATTGAATTTCCATGGATAATTCTGGAGTTAAAAAAAAATTTTTACCATTAATATGATTTTTAAACATCACTCCTTCTTCGTTGATTTTACAAAAATTTGAAAGACTAAAAATTTGAAATCCACCTGAATCAGTTAAAATAGGACCATTCCAATTCATAAAATTATGTAAACTACCATGCAATTTTATTATATTTTGACCTGGTCTTAAATATAA is part of the Buchnera aphidicola (Rhopalosiphum maidis) genome and harbors:
- the rplY gene encoding 50S ribosomal protein L25; translated protein: MLIVKAEIRDKKGKSFSRQLRIVNKFPGVLYGSNNTPISLIMDHNPIFNLQKKEEFYKENLCLLIKEEKFIVKVHAIQRHSFKMKILHIDFIYAKNLEFN
- the nfo gene encoding deoxyribonuclease IV gives rise to the protein MNYIGAHVSSSGGLEKAVFRAFQIKATTFSFFTKNQLQWTSLPLQKKNIEDFKKACINYNFLLEKILPHSSYLINLGHPIDIFLEKSRLAFIDEITRCDQLGLRFLNFHPGSHLNKISETTCLLRIAESINIALEKTKNVVAVIENTAGQGTNVGYKFEHLCEIIKKINDKSRIGVCIDTCHLFASGYDLRTKIDYESTFNKFFDLIELKYLKGLHLNDSKREFNSRVDRHESLGLGKIGKSVFEWIVENKNFHNIPMILETINPKIWEKEIDWLRSLKRKSN
- the folE gene encoding GTP cyclohydrolase I FolE gives rise to the protein MTKITKEANIARNVLLLKGLENPILKEYNDIKEKERELLIAKYLYKIMSLLNLDLKNQSLKDTPIRISKMYINEIFSGLDYKNFPKIMLMDNKIKFNEMIIVRDILLTSTCEHHFITINGEATIAYIPETKIIGLSKINRIAQFYAKRPQIQERLTKQILLVLQVLLQTKNVAIIIHMNHFCVKARGVRDTSSSTVTSCLEGLFKSDKSIREEFFKNKK
- the glyQ gene encoding glycine--tRNA ligase subunit alpha, translated to MKNNYNNFSNLITILQKYWAEQECTIFQPLDLPIGAGTFHNTTFFGTIGPEPIKAAYIQSCRRPTDGRYGKNPNRLQHYYQFQVIIKPPLKNIQNIYLKSLNLLKINEKNNDIRFVEDNWENPTLGAWGIGWEVWLNGMEITQFTYFQQVGGLECDPVSVEITYGLERIAMHMQNQSNVYDLIWNENKFKKITYGDIFQQNEIEQSKYNFEYSNINLLFEYFQKYIFEAKDLIELKKPLLLVSYEKILQANHIFNLLDARKAISSSERQNYILKIRKLTKRIAQKYLYSKKK
- the glyS gene encoding glycine--tRNA ligase subunit beta; its protein translation is MTKKTFLVEIGTEELPSKILKNIILVFYKNFIDELNSNKILYKKINYFSTPRRLALQVIELDTSEKINEKIKKGPAIKHAFDQEGNPTQAAYYWAKSCKINLNQAERLKTQKGEWIIHRVKEKQENVELLFPKIIEKILKNINLKNTMRWETGNLKFVRPIRNIAMLLDTKVIKSIIFNLTSKNLLHHHISCKEDKIYIKNATEYPFILFKKNKIIANYETRKEKIKKEVKKIAKTVNGITKIDLFLLEEITSLVESPKALLATFKKDYIDYIPEEILTHTIEKQQKCFAIYNINLRNKILPYFIFIANINSKKNKEVVLGNEKVMHARLSDIMFFLKKDRKIKLENNLPLLKKVLFYNKLGTLYEKTLRLQILVEWLSSYINKINKDHLIRSCLLSKCDLVTQMVGEFPELQGTIGMHYALENKENKEVATAIQEQYLPSFSGDKLPSTNIGCLLSISDKIDTLSGMFYIGEIPSPEKDPFGLRRATLGILRIIIVKKIPIDLKKLVEISLKIYTTKKIDYPIISKKIIKFFISRLSSFYEKKRYNIKVIKSVLSCQLTEPLDIDKRINAISNFKKIESIILISKRIDNILKNNNQTIFNQIKIELIKQTEEQDLFKEIKNFNDKTKKLFTEKKYKEILLAIKNLEKPVHNFFDKVQINHSNLEIKTNRLLFLIKIQKIFLKIAHFSYLY
- the yajC gene encoding preprotein translocase subunit YajC; the protein is MSFFIKDVNAAVSQSLEGNSYSLVFMLVTFVLIFYFMLFRPQQKKDKEHKKLMNSISLGDEVMTTSGFLGRVKKVTKNGYVLLQLNNTTEIFIKKDFIISSLPKGTLESL
- the tgt gene encoding tRNA guanosine(34) transglycosylase Tgt — its product is MQFQIISQEKKARYGFFNFNGNIIETPIFMPVGTYGTVKSLNVEEIKNTGSKIILSNAFHLYLRPGQNIIKLHGSLHNFMNWNGPILTDSGGFQIFSLSNFCKINEEGVMFKNHINGKNFFLTPELSMEIQLDLGSDIIMIFDECIAYNNSLEKTKYAMERSLNWSRRSRIHFDLKKKSKKNLLFGIIHGGIYKSLRDISLKELIKMDFDGYALGGLAVGESKLEMYNLLDHITPQIPNDKPRYLMGVGKPEDLIEAVYRGIDMFDCVLPTRNARNGHLFVTNGIIKIRNARYKKDLSVLDEKCTCYTCQNYSRSYLHHLDACNEILGSRLNTIHNLHYYQTLMSNIRNAIKQKKFNEFMLNFYNQKK